Proteins encoded together in one Musa acuminata AAA Group cultivar baxijiao chromosome BXJ3-6, Cavendish_Baxijiao_AAA, whole genome shotgun sequence window:
- the LOC103989881 gene encoding transcription factor PHYTOCHROME INTERACTING FACTOR-LIKE 13-like isoform X1: MNQYVPDWNLEDDTTDFGGILPMANQKNPMGPDSELVELLWRDGHVVMHSQSQHHPRASAAIAKLKPEQQQQREQSLGRSISSIQDDATASWFPSPLHDSLEKEFCSEFFSEMAGIDGLGPSNMSTIDRYMGFGDTGASDVLTAPKKSTLHLRENNTMSSSICESNRLHAQGDAAGVAGASVPKHAFETALASSSGGACFSFRRTGDQGGSGQCQKRKQRDVQVAEYQSEEAEFESVEAKKAAQGSISTRRSRAAEVHNLSERRRRDRINEKMKALQELIPHCNKTDKASMLDEAIEYLKSLQLQVQMMWMGGRMAQMILPGAQQSMPGMAVGVGHACVPLMHHALQSSTPNQTLSSTSPAFQAAMFRNLMQSAHLQESHASSYLGLHHVQPRFQAMNRYTFGSQMLQQNHPTACENTHKSGSGKMDITEL; this comes from the exons ATGAATCAatatgttcctgattggaatttgGAAGATGACACCACAGATTTTGGAGGTATCCTCCCAATGGCAAATCAGAAGAATCCCATGGG GCCAGACAGTGAGCTCGTAGAGCTGCTGTGGCGAGATGGGCATGTCGTCATGCATAGCCAGAGCCAGCACCACCCGCGAGCCTCTGCCGCCATTGCCAAGCTCAAACCAGAACAACAGCAACAACGGGAGCAGTCTCTTGGGAGATCCATCAGCTCGATTCAAGACGATGCAACTGCGTCATGGTTTCCGAGTCCTCTCCATGATTCGCTAGAGAAGGAATTCTGCTCGGAGTTCTTCTCTGAGATGGCAGGCATCGATGGACTTGGCCCCAGTAACATGAGCACCATTGATAGATACATGGGCTTCGGTGATACCGGTGCGAGCGATGTCTTGACTGCTCCTAAAAAGTCCACTCTCCATCTCCGAGAGAACAACACGATGTCTTCAAGCATTTGTGAGAGCAATCGACTCCATGCACAGGGTGATGCTGCTGGTGTTGCAGGAGCAAGTGTGCCAAAGCATGCATTCGAAACTGCTCTCGCTTCATCATCAGGAGGTGCTTGTTTTAGTTTCAGAAGAACAGGAGATCAGGGTGGAAGTGGTCAGTGCCAGAAGAGGAAGCAAAGAGATGTGCAGGTTGCAGAATACCAAAGTGAG GAGGCTGAGTTTGAGTCGGTCGAGGCGAAGAAGGCAGCTCAGGGATCGATATCGACTCGCAGAAGCCGTGCTGCTGAAGTTCACAATCTATCTGAGAGG AGAAGAAGAGATAGAATAAATGAAAAGATGAAGGCACTGCAAGAGCTGATACCACATTGCAATAAG ACGGACAAAGCATCAATGCTGGATGAGGCAATTGAATACTTGAAGTCACTGCAACTGCAAGTTCAG ATGATGTGGATGGGAGGTCGCATGGCGCAGATGATCCTTCCAGGTGCACAACAATCTATGCCAGGCATGGCTGTGGGAGTTGGTCATGCTTGTGTTCCTTTGATGCATCATGCACTTCAATCTTCTACCCCCAACCAGACATTGTCTTCCACTTCTCCAGCCTTCCAAGCAGCAATGTTTCGAAACCTGATGCAAAGTGCCCATTTGCAAGAATCGCATGCTTCCTCCTACCTTGGCCTTCACCATGTTCAGCCTCGCTTTCAG GCGATGAATCGATACACCTTTGGGTCTCAAATGTTGCAGCAGAATCACCCAACAGCCTGTGAGAACACCCACAAAAGTGGATCTGGTAAGATGGACATAACCGAATTATAA
- the LOC135641699 gene encoding protein LOL2-like isoform X1 yields the protein MLMYANGATSVRCSCCDTMNMTGSANQVAHLNCVQCHPILMYPYGAPCVKCAICNYITNAGMHNMRFPIHVAHRPNEPTPVPPSISVQSSRASNMTVVVENPMSVNENGKLVSNVLVGVTTRKK from the exons ATGTTGATGTATGCAAACGGTGCGACAAGTGTAAGGTGTTCCTGTTGTGACACCATGAATATGACAGGATCAG CAAATCAGGTTGCTCATCTGAACTGTGTCCAATGTCATCCGATTCTGATGTACCCTTATGGAGCACCATGTGTCAAATGCGCAATTTGTAACTACATTACAAATGCTGGG ATGCATAATATGAGATTTCCAATCCATGTTGCTCATAGGCCTAATGAACCTACCCCTGTTCCTCCATCAATTTCAGTT CAATCTTCCCGAGCTTCAAACATGACCGTAGTTGTTGAGAACCCAATGTCAGTGAATGAAAATGGCAAACTG GTGAGCAATGTCCTGGTTGGAGTTACCACCAGGAAAAAATGA
- the LOC135641699 gene encoding protein LOL2-like isoform X2, translated as MYPYGAPCVKCAICNYITNAGMHNMRFPIHVAHRPNEPTPVPPSISVQSSRASNMTVVVENPMSVNENGKLVSNVLVGVTTRKK; from the exons ATGTACCCTTATGGAGCACCATGTGTCAAATGCGCAATTTGTAACTACATTACAAATGCTGGG ATGCATAATATGAGATTTCCAATCCATGTTGCTCATAGGCCTAATGAACCTACCCCTGTTCCTCCATCAATTTCAGTT CAATCTTCCCGAGCTTCAAACATGACCGTAGTTGTTGAGAACCCAATGTCAGTGAATGAAAATGGCAAACTG GTGAGCAATGTCCTGGTTGGAGTTACCACCAGGAAAAAATGA
- the LOC103989569 gene encoding uncharacterized protein LOC103989569, translating to MKRAPFYTKRFTPSATLDRHDAAPLRCGARVRHRASPETLVVGCPMMASACVNNAALAPDSPFLDFAPACPGYGWLSPRISFSRDLADGGAAPSGLDVGDSDLGALVSSAAVVTERPDPNEPGVDLPDFEFRPDDPVTMLPADELFSDGKLVPLQIAAKRHQAEPADGIRSPEAERPRRVAEVLGLESCAQSPKAPRCSSRWRELLGFKTQQNPKPEAQKAATLTSKSVNHNTRSLRHLLHRLSKHSAADASLAIPLLRESDLEPVSISSRRSLSSSSSSSGADHDELPRLSLDAEKPAQRSISLSRVPHRARLARPRVATAEGHQAARTGRSPPRRGAELAPPRGASVDSPRMNASGKVVFQGLERSSSSPGSFHGRSTWHHHHQHRGKPYRAIERSYSANVRVAPVLNVLPVGSLRICTSKPGSVFGLAQLFSPHKKDRDASTARWNLHSGGNRSKIIDKEKARREST from the coding sequence ATGAAAAGGGCGCCTTTTTATACGAAACGTTTCACACCTTCGGCCACCCTCGATCGCCACGACGCAGCGCCTCTTCGTTGCGGTGCCCGTGTCCGCCACCGGGCCTCGCCGGAAACCCTCGTCGTTGGATGCCCGATGATGGCCTCCGCTTGCGTCAACAACGCTGCGCTGGCGCCAGACTCCCCCTTCCTCGATTTCGCCCCGGCGTGCCCTGGCTACGGCTGGCTCAGTCCCAGGATCTCCTTCAGTCGCGACCTCGCCGACGGCGGCGCCGCCCCTTCGGGCCTCGATGTTGGGGACTCTGATCTCGGTGCCCTGGTCTCGTCCGCCGCTGTTGTGACGGAGAGGCCCGATCCGAATGAGCCGGGCGTGGATCTCCCCGACTTCGAGTTCCGTCCCGACGATCCCGTCACCATGCTGCCCGCCGATGAGCTTTTCTCCGATGGCAAATTGGTTCCGCTTCAGATCGCGGCAAAGCGGCACCAAGCGGAGCCGGCCGACGGGATACGATCGCCCGAGGCGGAGAGGCCTCGTCGGGTGGCGGAGGTCCTCGGATTGGAGTCCTGCGCGCAGTCGCCCAAGGCGCCGAGGTGCTCGAGCCGTTGGAGAGAGCTACTTGGCTTCAAGACGCAGCAAAACCCTAAGCCGGAGGCCCAAAAGGCGGCGACGCTTACTTCCAAGAGTGTGAACCACAATACCAGATCGCTCCGCCATCTCCTCCACCGCCTGTCGAAGCACTCCGCCGCGGACGCCTCCCTCGCCATCCCGCTCCTCCGAGAGTCGGACTTGGAGCCGGTGTCCATCTCCTCTCGCCGTTCCCTctcttcctcgtcctcctcctcgggcGCCGATCACGACGAGCTTCCACGGCTCTCACTTGACGCGGAGAAGCCGGCCCAACGGTCGATCTCGCTCAGTCGGGTTCCACACCGGGCGCGGCTCGCCCGGCCTAGGGTCGCCACTGCGGAAGGTCACCAGGCGGCGAGGACTGGGCGGAGCCCGCCCCGGCGTGGGGCGGAGCTGGCGCCGCCGAGGGGGGCGTCGGTGGACAGCCCGCGGATGAACGCATCGGGGAAGGTGGTGTTCCAGGGGCTGGAGCGGAGTTCGAGCAGTCCGGGCAGCTTCCACGGCCGAAGCACCTGGCACCACCACCATCAGCACCGGGGGAAGCCGTATCGGGCGATCGAGCGATCGTACTCGGCCAACGTCCGTGTCGCCCCGGTCCTCAACGTGCTCCCGGTCGGCTCGCTTCGGATCTGCACGTCCAAACCCGGGTCGGTCTTCGGCTTGGCCCAGCTCTTCTCCCCCCACAAGAAAGATAGGGACGCCTCTACCGCGAGGTGGAATCTCCACAGCGGCGGCAACAGAAGCAAGATTATCGACAAGGAAAAGGCCCGAAGAGAATCAACTTGA
- the LOC135641697 gene encoding NAC domain-containing protein 21/22-like: MSMLSMVEAELPPGFRFHPRDDELVCDYLAVKLAGDGGRGSFHGSAVMVDVDLNKCEPWDLPATACVGGKEWYFFSHRDRKYATGQRTNRATMSGYWKATGKDRPVARKGLLVGMRKTLVFHQGRAPKGKKTDWVMHEYRMEGSDATPKSPFKEDWVLCRVLYKSRRISTKPTMETSHDDSGSQSLPALMDNYITFDQTPLNLEGFEQVPCFSSPTPHLPSVERGMPLTKCLIQRGSLPELSAGLNQLTADRKVSRTILNHLAKVEGDPKREMVPNLAEGGLGGYLTHSGLPSTWNPS; the protein is encoded by the exons ATGAGCATGTTGAGCATGGTGGAGGCAGAGCTGCCTCCGGGCTTCAGGTTCCACCCGAGGGACGACGAGCTCGTCTGCGATTACCTCGCGGTGAAGCTCGCCGGAGACGGCGGCCGCGGTAGCTTCCATGGCAGTGCTGTGATGGTGGATGTTGATCTCAACAAGTGCGAACCATGGGATCTTCCTG CTACTGCATGTGTTGGGGGAAaggagtggtacttcttcagccaTCGAGATCGGAAATACGCAACCGGGCAGCGGACCAACAGGGCCACCATGTCAGGCTACTGGAAGGCCACCGGGAAGGACAGGCCGGTGGCCCGAAAGGGGTTGCTGGTTGGGATGAGGAAGACTTTGGTGTTCCATCAAGGAAGAGCTCCCAAGGGGAAGAAGACAGATTGGGTGATGCATGAATACCGCATGGAAGGATCTGATGCCACTCCAAAATCACCCTTCAAG GAAGATTGGGTCCTTTGCAGAGTCCTCTACAAGAGCAGAAGGATCTCCACCAAGCCAACCATGGAGACAAGCCATGATGACTCAGGCTCCCAATCTCTCCCAGCCCTCATGGACAACTACATCACCTTTGACCAAACCCCACTCAACTTGGAGGGGTTTGAGCAGGTGCCCTGCTTCTCCAGCCCAACACCACACCTGCCCTCAGTGGAAAGGGGAATGCCTCTAACAAAATGCTTGATTCAAAGAGGTAGCTTGCCTGAGTTGAGCGCTGGATTGAACCAGCTCACTGCTGATAGAAAGGTCTCAAGAACAATTCTGAACCACCTTGCCAAGGTTGAGGGTGATCCAAAGAGAGAGATGGTGCCAAATTTAGCTGAAGGGGGTCTGGGGGGTTACTTGACACACAGTGGTCTGCCATCAACTTGGAACCCTTCTTGA
- the LOC103989881 gene encoding transcription factor PHYTOCHROME INTERACTING FACTOR-LIKE 13-like isoform X2 → MNQYVPDWNLEDDTTDFGGILPMANQKNPMGPDSELVELLWRDGHVVMHSQSQHHPRASAAIAKLKPEQQQQREQSLGRSISSIQDDATASWFPSPLHDSLEKEFCSEFFSEMAGIDGLGPSNMSTIDRYMGFGDTGASDVLTAPKKSTLHLRENNTMSSSICESNRLHAQGDAAGVAGASVPKHAFETALASSSGGACFSFRRTGDQGGSGQCQKRKQRDVQVAEYQSEEAEFESVEAKKAAQGSISTRRSRAAEVHNLSERRRRDRINEKMKALQELIPHCNKTDKASMLDEAIEYLKSLQLQVQMMWMGGRMAQMILPGAQQSMPGMAVGVGHACVPLMHHALQSSTPNQTLSSTSPAFQAAMFRNLMQSAHLQESHASSYLGLHHVQPRFQAMNRYTFGSQMLQQNHPTACENTHKSGSG, encoded by the exons ATGAATCAatatgttcctgattggaatttgGAAGATGACACCACAGATTTTGGAGGTATCCTCCCAATGGCAAATCAGAAGAATCCCATGGG GCCAGACAGTGAGCTCGTAGAGCTGCTGTGGCGAGATGGGCATGTCGTCATGCATAGCCAGAGCCAGCACCACCCGCGAGCCTCTGCCGCCATTGCCAAGCTCAAACCAGAACAACAGCAACAACGGGAGCAGTCTCTTGGGAGATCCATCAGCTCGATTCAAGACGATGCAACTGCGTCATGGTTTCCGAGTCCTCTCCATGATTCGCTAGAGAAGGAATTCTGCTCGGAGTTCTTCTCTGAGATGGCAGGCATCGATGGACTTGGCCCCAGTAACATGAGCACCATTGATAGATACATGGGCTTCGGTGATACCGGTGCGAGCGATGTCTTGACTGCTCCTAAAAAGTCCACTCTCCATCTCCGAGAGAACAACACGATGTCTTCAAGCATTTGTGAGAGCAATCGACTCCATGCACAGGGTGATGCTGCTGGTGTTGCAGGAGCAAGTGTGCCAAAGCATGCATTCGAAACTGCTCTCGCTTCATCATCAGGAGGTGCTTGTTTTAGTTTCAGAAGAACAGGAGATCAGGGTGGAAGTGGTCAGTGCCAGAAGAGGAAGCAAAGAGATGTGCAGGTTGCAGAATACCAAAGTGAG GAGGCTGAGTTTGAGTCGGTCGAGGCGAAGAAGGCAGCTCAGGGATCGATATCGACTCGCAGAAGCCGTGCTGCTGAAGTTCACAATCTATCTGAGAGG AGAAGAAGAGATAGAATAAATGAAAAGATGAAGGCACTGCAAGAGCTGATACCACATTGCAATAAG ACGGACAAAGCATCAATGCTGGATGAGGCAATTGAATACTTGAAGTCACTGCAACTGCAAGTTCAG ATGATGTGGATGGGAGGTCGCATGGCGCAGATGATCCTTCCAGGTGCACAACAATCTATGCCAGGCATGGCTGTGGGAGTTGGTCATGCTTGTGTTCCTTTGATGCATCATGCACTTCAATCTTCTACCCCCAACCAGACATTGTCTTCCACTTCTCCAGCCTTCCAAGCAGCAATGTTTCGAAACCTGATGCAAAGTGCCCATTTGCAAGAATCGCATGCTTCCTCCTACCTTGGCCTTCACCATGTTCAGCCTCGCTTTCAG GCGATGAATCGATACACCTTTGGGTCTCAAATGTTGCAGCAGAATCACCCAACAGCCTGTGAGAACACCCACAAAAGTGGATCTG GTTGA
- the LOC135640190 gene encoding patatin-like protein 3 — translation MAFVDSDKLSYEIFSILESKFLFGLDDHNKLLFPSSSSPSSTDSPRTPAGAAGRVRILSIDGGGSPSDAFLAAAALARLESSLRRHSGDPSATVTEMFDVAAGSGAGGVLAAMLFTRGHDGRPLFSAADALQILLAESRRRGDRGFASKRGFLRGVFRRPGGFLRRIFGDATLRDTIKPLLIPCYDLATGAPFLFSRADAVEADGYDFRVWEVCAATCADAGAAAVELRSVDGRTRVAAAGGGVAMANPAAAAMTHVLHNKQEFPFVAGVEDLMVVSLAASAVAPSAAGTAGLVRIAGEGVADMVDQAVAMAFGDCRTSNYVRIQANGFMCGNCTPRMANPKNLMEAAEDMMSQRNVESLLFRGKKVSGETNAEKLDRFSGALIKEEERRKKSPIPTVVVKQVMTPRTSSATNITTATTVTTTTTTTSTTTTSTSPDH, via the exons ATGGCGTTTGTGGACTCCGACAAGCTCAGCTACGAGATCTTCTCCATCCTGGAGAGCAAGTTTCTCTTCGGCCTCGACGACCACAACAAGCTCCTCTTCCCCTCCTCATCTTCCCCCTCCTCCACTGATTCACCCCGGACCCCCGCCGGTGCCGCAGGAAGGGTCCGGATTTTGTCCATCGATGGTGGAGGCAGCCCCTCCGACGCATTCCTCGCCGCGGCCGCCCTTGCCCGGCTCGAATCTTCCCTCCGCCGCCACTCCGGTGACCCATCCGCCACCGTCACCGAAATGTTCGACGTCGCCGCTGGGTCTGGTGCGGGCGGCGTCCTCGCCGCGATGCTCTTCACCAGGGGTCACGACGGCCGCCCCCTATTCTCTGCCGCCGACGCGCTGCAGATCCTCCTCGCCGAGAGCCGCCGCCGGGGCGACCGGGGTTTCGCTTCCAAGAGGGGCTTCCTCCGTGGGGTGTTCCGGCGACCGGGGGGTTTTCTCCGGCGGATCTTCGGCGACGCGACGCTGAGGGACACCATCAAGCCGTTGCTGATACCGTGCTACGACCTCGCGACGGGTGCGCCGTTCCTCTTCTCGCGGGCGGACGCCGTGGAGGCCGATGGGTACGACTTCCGGGTGTGGGAGGTGTGCGCCGCCACGTGCGCCGACGCGGGAGCCGCGGCGGTGGAGCTGCGGTCGGTCGACGGGCGGACGCGAGTCGCCGCGGCGGGCGGCGGAGTGGCGATGGCGAACCCCGCGGCGGCGGCCATGACGCACGTGCTGCACAACAAGCAAGAGTTCCCCTTCGTCGCCGGAGTGGAGGACCTCATGGTGGTCTCCCTCGCAGCCTCCGCCGTGGCTCCCTCCGCAGCGGGGACCGCAGGGCTCGTCAGGATCGCCGGCGAGGGCGTCGCCGACATG GTGGATCAAGCGGTGGCAATGGCATTTGGAGACTGCAGAACAAGCAATTACGTACGCATCCAG GCTAATGGATTCATGTGTGGAAACTGCACGCCAAGGATGGCGAATCCGAAGAACCTGATGGAAGCAGCAGAGGACATGATGTCACAGAGAAACGTGGAGTCGCTGCTCTTCCGAGGGAAGAAGGTCTCCGGTGAGACCAATGCCGAGAAGCTCGACCGGTTCTCGGGCGCGCTCatcaaggaggaggagaggaggaagaagagcccGATTCCGACGGTGGTGGTAAAGCAAGTGATGACCCCGAGGACCTCGTCAGCGACTAACATCACCACCGCCACCActgtcaccaccaccaccaccaccacgtcGACGACGACCACATCCACTTCTCCGGACCATTAG
- the LOC135641698 gene encoding cadmium-induced protein AS8-like: MDKMGHRRRPARLCDSHVSEVGSKNRDLHGDRNLLLMIIKGLFRRYQRWNPVHPTVGTFWGMGIGIGCGVGWGPGFGPEVIGYVGAGCGAGFSVGITLVGIGIGLPQDGLTRIAYNAFTTKIGSLDSARSYALTTMKSVAEDSLNYTAPHISFLRKETSWRLSRLKSNICVQRAGLNNLNTTVSKHIQSTLECLEAFKDNFWPPGKAT; this comes from the exons ATGGATAAAATGGGGCACCGCCGGCGTCCTGCTCGGCTCTGCGACAGTCACGTGTCCGAAGTCGGATCCAAGAACAGAGATCTCCATGGTGATCGAAATCTA CTACTAATGATAATAAAAGGACTCTTTAGAAGATACCAGAGATGGAATCCCGTGCACCCTACTGTCGGCACCTTTTGGGGCATGGGGATAGGTATTGGGTGCGGTGTAGGTTGGGGTCCTGGCTTTGGTCCTGAGGTCATTGGATATGTTGGAGCAGGCTGTGGTGCAGGATTCAGTGTTGGTATTACACTGGTTGGCATTGGCATTGGCCTTCCACAAGATGGCCTTACCCGAATCGCATACAATG CTTTTACAACAAAAATTGGTTCTTTGGATTCTGCAAGATCTTATGCACTTACAACCATGAAGAGTGTTGCTGAGGACAGTTTAAACTACACTGCACCTCATATATCCTTCTTGAGGAAAGAAACAAGTTGGAGGCTCTCAAGGCTTAAGTCAAACATTTGTGTACAGAGAGCTGGGTTGAATAATCTGAACACTACTGTATCAAAGCATATTCAGTCTACTTTGGAATGTTTAGAAGCTTTCAAAGATAATTTCTGGCCACCTGGGAAAGCTACATAG